Proteins from a genomic interval of Paenibacillus sp. 37:
- a CDS encoding rhodanese-like domain-containing protein: MTLIFILAGLLIIWLLVQLWPVPSLTYVHSKEWDPLDDRWSNVKILDVRDSSEYWLSHIPDSINISIGRLPVVWHKELSPHNEVIIFSRNWLTRRKAARILARRGFYQLYAVKGCFLSVNRKGESCEHKYCY; this comes from the coding sequence ATGACTCTTATTTTCATCTTAGCGGGTTTACTGATTATATGGTTGTTGGTTCAGTTGTGGCCAGTCCCCTCACTTACTTATGTGCACAGCAAAGAGTGGGATCCTTTAGATGATCGGTGGTCCAACGTAAAAATACTAGATGTTAGGGATTCAAGTGAATATTGGCTTAGTCATATTCCCGACTCGATAAATATATCCATTGGTCGTTTGCCAGTTGTATGGCATAAGGAACTTTCACCACATAACGAAGTGATTATTTTTTCACGAAACTGGCTCACGAGAAGAAAAGCAGCCAGAATTCTTGCACGCCGCGGATTTTATCAACTATATGCAGTCAAAGGTTGCTTTTTATCCGTGAATAGAAAGGGAGAATCCTGTGAACATAAATACTGTTATTAA
- a CDS encoding sulfurtransferase TusA family protein — MAEIKVDQTLDCMGLSCPMPIVRTKKAMDQLDAGQVIEVQATDKGSLADIQGWTKNTGHHYLGTVEDGNVLKHYVRKANSTEIKKEKKHPQVISNEDLEEKLIENKKMILLDVREPAEYAFNRIAGALSIPLGELESRIQELNQDAEIYVVCQTGNRSDLACQLLTEKGFKQVTNVEPGMTSWTGPTEK, encoded by the coding sequence ATGGCCGAAATTAAAGTAGATCAGACACTCGATTGCATGGGACTTTCATGTCCAATGCCAATCGTTAGAACAAAAAAAGCAATGGATCAACTTGATGCTGGTCAAGTTATTGAAGTGCAAGCCACAGATAAAGGATCTCTGGCAGACATTCAAGGATGGACCAAAAATACTGGACATCATTATCTCGGTACAGTAGAGGATGGCAATGTTCTCAAGCATTATGTCCGTAAGGCAAATTCTACTGAAATAAAGAAAGAGAAGAAGCATCCACAAGTCATTTCCAATGAAGATTTGGAGGAAAAACTTATTGAAAACAAAAAGATGATCTTACTGGATGTACGTGAACCTGCCGAATATGCGTTTAACCGAATTGCTGGAGCCCTTTCCATTCCACTAGGTGAACTCGAAAGTCGAATCCAGGAACTTAATCAGGATGCAGAAATTTATGTAGTATGCCAAACAGGCAACCGCAGTGACCTTGCCTGTCAATTGCTTACTGAAAAAGGGTTTAAACAAGTCACGAATGTAGAACCCGGCATGACTAGTTGGACAGGTCCAACCGAAAAATAA
- a CDS encoding metal-sensitive transcriptional regulator — translation MEYNYTDSLKTRLRRIEGQVRGVLRLMEEGKSCKEVVAQLSAVRNASDRAIAQIVAENLQECIMAEQEAGNKDTGKLVKEAIDLLVKSR, via the coding sequence ATGGAGTATAACTATACAGACAGCTTGAAAACACGTTTGCGGAGAATTGAAGGCCAGGTTCGTGGTGTGCTTCGATTAATGGAGGAAGGTAAATCTTGTAAAGAGGTCGTTGCCCAGTTGTCTGCCGTTCGTAATGCCTCTGATAGAGCTATTGCGCAAATCGTTGCTGAGAATCTCCAAGAGTGCATTATGGCTGAACAGGAGGCTGGCAATAAGGATACAGGTAAATTGGTGAAGGAAGCCATAGATCTCCTTGTGAAAAGCCGTTAA
- a CDS encoding cytochrome c biogenesis CcdA family protein codes for MGHFFARERDVIQKISGLLIIIFGLQMAGILNFRLLMSGKTREFKTKRSRGAVRSLLTGLAFGAGFSPCVGLALSAILLLAGSSDTLWNGVGLLTVYSLGMGVPFLLISWLLTYSLQLMKKINKWVPFLSKLNGWLVIGLGFLLFTGQLQRISAWLAQYTLLDINF; via the coding sequence ATAGGCCATTTCTTTGCCCGGGAACGCGATGTAATTCAAAAAATAAGCGGCTTATTGATTATTATCTTTGGCTTACAAATGGCGGGGATTCTAAATTTCCGGTTGCTGATGTCCGGTAAGACAAGAGAATTCAAGACGAAAAGAAGTCGTGGTGCAGTGCGTTCACTGCTTACTGGTCTGGCCTTTGGTGCGGGCTTTAGCCCTTGTGTGGGTTTGGCGTTGTCAGCTATTTTACTTCTGGCCGGGTCCAGTGATACGCTGTGGAATGGCGTTGGGCTGCTTACCGTCTATTCCCTCGGAATGGGAGTGCCGTTCCTGTTGATTTCATGGTTATTGACTTATTCTCTGCAATTAATGAAAAAAATCAACAAATGGGTTCCTTTTCTGTCCAAATTGAACGGCTGGTTAGTCATTGGTCTGGGATTTTTGTTGTTTACCGGACAACTGCAGAGAATTAGTGCCTGGCTGGCCCAATATACACTTTTGGATATCAACTTTTAG
- a CDS encoding sulfite exporter TauE/SafE family protein gives MDISLLVIMIVLGLIGSFFSGLLGIGGAIIMYPLLLYVPPLFDAASFSAHEVSSISMFQVFFASLAGLLAFQKNSKENMGPAVVHQELVVFMGISILAGSLIGGYISGLLQGDIINLIYGILAVLAVILMLIPRKGSDEIKDNLQFNRVIAIVSAFIVGIVSGIVGAGGAFILIPIMLTILKIPTRTTIASSLAIVFISAIGGVIGKLTGGHIPFWPTLFTVVGSLIGAPFGSKISSKINVKVLRYGLVVLIALTAVKVWASIL, from the coding sequence GTGGATATTTCGTTATTGGTCATCATGATCGTTCTCGGCTTAATCGGATCCTTCTTTTCAGGATTGCTTGGAATAGGTGGTGCTATCATAATGTATCCGTTACTGCTGTATGTACCACCTTTATTCGATGCAGCATCTTTCTCAGCACATGAGGTTTCTTCGATCAGTATGTTCCAAGTTTTTTTTGCGTCTCTTGCAGGTCTACTGGCGTTTCAGAAAAATAGCAAGGAAAACATGGGGCCTGCTGTCGTTCATCAGGAACTGGTTGTTTTCATGGGCATCAGCATTTTGGCGGGAAGTCTAATCGGAGGTTATATATCAGGGCTTCTTCAAGGAGATATCATTAACCTGATCTATGGTATCCTTGCCGTGTTAGCAGTTATTCTAATGCTGATACCTCGCAAAGGCTCCGATGAAATTAAAGACAATCTTCAATTCAACAGAGTTATAGCGATAGTCTCGGCCTTCATAGTTGGGATTGTATCCGGAATCGTGGGTGCGGGTGGCGCTTTTATCCTGATTCCCATTATGCTCACTATCCTTAAGATTCCAACCCGTACGACCATCGCTTCCTCTCTTGCGATCGTCTTTATTTCAGCCATTGGCGGAGTTATTGGAAAACTCACCGGCGGTCATATTCCCTTTTGGCCTACTTTATTCACGGTGGTCGGAAGCCTGATCGGCGCCCCTTTCGGTTCCAAAATCAGTTCTAAAATCAATGTTAAAGTACTTCGTTATGGACTGGTCGTGCTTATTGCCCTGACAGCTGTAAAGGTTTGGGCATCTATCCTTTAA
- a CDS encoding class I SAM-dependent methyltransferase, producing the protein MEKRFNPEKLARLDSLERKKALPPETILALLDIKKSDTILDLGAGTGYFTLPASTLCHQVYALDVSPLMLQHLQEKIAEQETTNVELLEGKIEQIPVESQAADHIIASFVIHEVEPLQDGLKEIQRVLKAGGKVLCIEWEKKQMEQGPPLEHRLHSSELSQSFEEHGFTIEQISFPNEQHYVIIARKQG; encoded by the coding sequence ATGGAAAAAAGATTCAATCCCGAAAAACTTGCAAGGTTAGATAGTCTGGAGAGAAAAAAGGCTTTACCACCGGAAACCATTCTAGCTTTATTGGATATTAAGAAAAGTGATACCATATTAGATTTGGGTGCGGGTACAGGGTATTTTACGTTACCGGCTTCGACTCTCTGTCATCAAGTTTATGCATTAGACGTTTCTCCTCTGATGCTGCAGCATCTTCAAGAAAAAATAGCTGAACAAGAAACAACCAATGTAGAACTTTTAGAGGGAAAAATTGAGCAGATACCTGTGGAATCACAAGCTGCAGACCATATTATTGCTTCTTTCGTAATCCATGAGGTGGAGCCGCTTCAAGACGGTTTAAAAGAAATACAAAGAGTGCTGAAGGCGGGAGGTAAAGTACTTTGTATCGAATGGGAAAAGAAGCAAATGGAGCAGGGGCCACCGCTTGAACATCGTTTGCATTCCAGCGAGTTGTCCCAGTCTTTCGAAGAACACGGCTTTACAATCGAACAGATTTCATTTCCAAACGAGCAGCATTATGTCATTATCGCTCGTAAACAAGGCTAG
- a CDS encoding DHHW family protein: MGLTPQKEEEFNIQQVTDEFYGSLYSKSGFRHMQPDRLELYLPKDQEKYTVTYVDEEKTTDSLYAMEQLLRKDKYAVFLNGNHAQIHIKTANPSGRKLLVVKDSYANSLIPFLLKHFSEINVVDLRYYEEDLASLANEQGIQDMLFLYNANTFFEDPSIKNVTE; encoded by the coding sequence CAAAAAGAGGAAGAGTTTAACATCCAGCAAGTAACCGATGAATTTTACGGCTCGCTTTATTCAAAAAGCGGGTTCAGACATATGCAGCCCGATCGTTTGGAGCTTTATTTGCCAAAGGATCAAGAGAAATATACCGTAACGTATGTCGATGAAGAGAAGACCACGGATTCATTGTATGCGATGGAGCAACTGCTCAGGAAGGATAAATATGCGGTGTTTCTTAACGGAAATCATGCACAAATCCATATTAAAACGGCTAATCCGAGCGGTAGAAAGCTGCTGGTAGTCAAAGATTCGTACGCTAACAGCCTGATTCCTTTCTTATTAAAGCATTTTAGCGAAATAAACGTGGTAGACCTTCGGTATTATGAAGAGGATTTGGCGTCGCTGGCGAACGAACAGGGAATTCAGGACATGCTATTTCTTTATAATGCGAATACGTTTTTCGAGGACCCATCCATAAAAAATGTAACGGAGTGA
- a CDS encoding sulfurtransferase TusA family protein, which produces MKTDLVVDTKGLSCPMPIVKAKKALDGLESGQIMEVLSTDKGSVNDFQAWVKQTKHKLIAHEEVNGIYKFHVKKI; this is translated from the coding sequence ATGAAAACAGACTTGGTAGTAGATACGAAAGGGCTGTCATGCCCTATGCCAATCGTAAAAGCAAAAAAGGCGCTGGATGGTCTTGAATCCGGACAAATCATGGAAGTACTTTCAACGGACAAAGGCTCGGTTAATGACTTTCAAGCATGGGTAAAACAAACGAAACACAAATTGATTGCCCATGAAGAAGTGAACGGTATCTATAAATTTCACGTCAAAAAGATTTAA
- a CDS encoding MBL fold metallo-hydrolase has product MELKAMTAKELTRIVLAKEEIFILDVRNETDFNDWKVEGDSVDIINIPYFDLLDGVDDVLNRIPDDKKMLVVCAKEGSSKFVAEQIIEAGRSNVYYLEGGMKSWSEHLEPVQIGELKDGGSLYQFVRIGKGCLSYMVVSGGEAAVIDTLRMTEVFEQFAKEQDVQIKHTLDTHLHADHISGGRKLAEQTGATYWLPPKDATEVTFNYEKLEEGRDITVGSTTIRIQPIYSPGHTIGSTSFIVDDQYLLTGDILFVESIGRPDLAGLAEDWVGDLHNTLYKRFTELSQDLIVLPAHFGKLTELGEGGRVMAKLSDLYHNNPGLNIRDEDVFRRTVTESLPPQPNAYQEIRQMNMGRITPHEDEQREMEIGPNRCAVHDH; this is encoded by the coding sequence ATGGAATTAAAAGCGATGACGGCCAAAGAACTTACTCGAATCGTCTTGGCTAAAGAAGAAATCTTTATCCTTGATGTTCGTAATGAAACGGACTTTAACGATTGGAAAGTTGAAGGCGACAGTGTAGATATCATTAACATTCCTTATTTCGATCTCTTAGACGGTGTAGATGATGTGCTCAACAGGATTCCTGATGACAAAAAAATGCTTGTTGTCTGTGCTAAAGAGGGGTCTTCCAAATTTGTAGCAGAACAAATTATTGAAGCCGGCAGATCCAACGTGTATTACCTAGAAGGCGGTATGAAATCTTGGAGTGAGCATCTGGAGCCAGTGCAGATTGGAGAATTAAAGGACGGTGGCTCTTTGTATCAGTTCGTACGAATTGGTAAAGGGTGCTTGTCTTATATGGTTGTTTCAGGCGGTGAAGCCGCAGTTATTGACACTCTTCGCATGACCGAAGTGTTTGAACAGTTTGCCAAAGAGCAAGATGTACAGATTAAACACACACTGGACACACACCTGCATGCCGATCATATTTCCGGCGGACGTAAACTGGCCGAGCAAACCGGAGCGACTTATTGGTTGCCGCCAAAAGATGCAACTGAAGTCACTTTCAATTACGAAAAACTTGAAGAGGGTCGTGATATCACAGTAGGTTCCACAACAATTCGGATTCAGCCGATTTACTCTCCTGGTCACACGATTGGAAGCACATCATTCATTGTGGATGATCAATATTTGTTAACCGGCGATATCCTTTTTGTTGAATCGATCGGTCGCCCTGATTTGGCGGGTCTCGCTGAAGACTGGGTGGGTGATCTTCATAATACGCTTTATAAGCGATTTACAGAACTATCTCAAGATCTGATCGTATTGCCTGCTCATTTCGGAAAATTGACTGAGTTGGGTGAGGGTGGTCGAGTGATGGCCAAACTTTCTGACTTGTATCACAATAACCCTGGTCTTAACATTCGTGATGAGGATGTATTCCGGCGTACTGTGACTGAGAGTCTTCCACCTCAGCCGAATGCGTATCAAGAAATCCGCCAGATGAACATGGGGAGAATAACACCACACGAAGATGAACAGCGTGAGATGGAAATCGGTCCGAATCGCTGTGCCGTGCATGACCACTAA
- a CDS encoding peroxiredoxin family protein has protein sequence MRKNLIAILVLIGLVVYGGYDYFKKSPSETIQITKSENKQLRTGILKGQLAPDFTLTDLKGTTVQLSDFKGKIVLVNFWATWCPPCQVEMPHMQNIFQDFKAKDVVILGVNMTLTEENLEDVQTFVNEQQLTFPIVMDEKSDVVQT, from the coding sequence TTGAGAAAAAACCTGATTGCGATCCTTGTTTTGATAGGACTTGTCGTTTATGGCGGCTACGATTATTTTAAAAAATCACCCTCAGAAACAATACAAATAACGAAGTCAGAAAACAAGCAGTTGAGGACGGGGATCCTGAAGGGACAGCTGGCGCCGGACTTTACACTTACGGACTTAAAGGGGACTACAGTTCAGCTGTCTGATTTTAAGGGCAAGATCGTACTGGTTAATTTTTGGGCTACCTGGTGTCCGCCATGTCAGGTGGAAATGCCTCATATGCAGAATATTTTTCAGGATTTCAAGGCAAAAGATGTTGTCATTCTGGGGGTCAACATGACGCTTACAGAAGAGAATTTGGAAGACGTTCAGACCTTCGTTAATGAACAACAACTCACGTTTCCAATTGTCATGGACGAGAAGAGTGATGTTGTGCAAACTTAG
- a CDS encoding rhodanese-like domain-containing protein → MTFRVPKEITPQEVAEQLKQGKDLIMLDVRETAEWAEGHVKGAKHIPLGQLMEQLHELNPAQEIIIMCRSGNRSGLACKLLHEKGYKVVNMTGGLNEWSDFDQLI, encoded by the coding sequence ATGACATTTCGAGTCCCAAAAGAGATTACACCGCAAGAAGTAGCCGAGCAACTAAAACAAGGAAAAGATCTCATCATGCTGGATGTCCGTGAAACTGCTGAATGGGCAGAAGGGCATGTGAAAGGAGCTAAGCACATTCCGTTAGGACAATTAATGGAACAACTTCATGAATTAAATCCTGCTCAGGAGATCATCATTATGTGCCGAAGCGGAAATCGAAGCGGTCTTGCCTGTAAGCTTCTTCATGAGAAAGGATATAAAGTTGTGAATATGACAGGTGGCCTTAATGAGTGGTCAGATTTCGATCAATTAATTTGA
- the trxA gene encoding thioredoxin yields MSAMALTKDTFQNHIESGVSLVDFWAPWCGPCRIQLPIVEELANELKGQANIAKVNVDDEQELAIRFGVRSIPTLLLFKDGKLVEQMVGVNTKSVLKDKILNAAGK; encoded by the coding sequence ATGAGTGCAATGGCTTTGACAAAAGATACGTTTCAAAATCATATTGAATCAGGAGTTTCCCTGGTTGATTTTTGGGCACCTTGGTGTGGTCCATGCCGAATTCAACTCCCCATTGTTGAAGAATTGGCGAATGAGCTAAAGGGTCAAGCTAATATCGCTAAAGTTAATGTTGATGATGAGCAGGAATTGGCTATACGATTTGGCGTTCGAAGCATTCCGACCTTGCTGCTGTTTAAAGATGGTAAGCTGGTTGAACAAATGGTCGGAGTAAATACGAAATCTGTACTGAAAGATAAAATTCTAAATGCGGCAGGAAAATAA
- a CDS encoding DUF4358 domain-containing protein → MKKQWRGKRIFSPVMLVFIVVIGVLSGCVGKDDKISEQQSATEIGKSIEQAVSLKEMKKQDLNKLQKLYNIDADSVDDFILYTSTSNVKADELAVIKLKDESQSESVKENMEQRIETQKMKFKDYRPDEYYLLEHHVLKTKGKYVFLAVSKEADSMERAFDSLF, encoded by the coding sequence ATGAAAAAGCAATGGAGAGGGAAAAGAATTTTTTCCCCCGTTATGCTTGTATTCATCGTCGTAATTGGCGTTTTGTCCGGATGCGTAGGCAAGGATGACAAGATTTCAGAACAACAGTCGGCCACTGAAATCGGAAAAAGTATCGAACAGGCCGTGAGCCTAAAAGAAATGAAAAAGCAGGATCTGAATAAGCTGCAGAAATTGTATAACATTGATGCAGACAGCGTGGATGATTTTATCCTTTATACGTCAACATCGAATGTAAAAGCTGATGAATTGGCCGTCATCAAACTAAAGGATGAGAGTCAATCTGAAAGCGTCAAAGAAAATATGGAGCAACGAATCGAAACGCAAAAAATGAAATTCAAGGACTATCGCCCGGATGAATATTATCTGCTCGAACATCATGTGTTAAAGACAAAGGGGAAATATGTATTCTTGGCGGTTTCAAAAGAAGCCGATTCAATGGAACGTGCGTTTGATAGCTTATTTTGA
- a CDS encoding cytochrome c biogenesis CcdA family protein, producing MNNINVFSAFAAGVLSFLSPCVFLLLPAFISHLTGSSVQDGKLVVNRGKMIFLSLFSYFAGSFGKFYRPFLCPGTRCNSKNKRLIDYYLWLTNGGDSKFPVADVR from the coding sequence ATGAATAATATTAATGTTTTCTCAGCCTTTGCCGCAGGTGTACTATCCTTTTTATCCCCTTGTGTTTTTCTGCTACTCCCTGCTTTCATTTCTCATTTGACCGGTTCATCCGTTCAAGATGGCAAGCTGGTTGTAAATAGGGGGAAGATGATTTTTCTATCCCTTTTTTCTTATTTCGCTGGGAGCTTCGGCAAGTTTTATAGGCCATTTCTTTGCCCGGGAACGCGATGTAATTCAAAAAATAAGCGGCTTATTGATTATTATCTTTGGCTTACAAATGGCGGGGATTCTAAATTTCCGGTTGCTGATGTCCGGTAA
- a CDS encoding rhodanese-like domain-containing protein, translated as MNINTVINIAILLLVVWLLYTRLKPVKGLKNLRSDDFRNEMKADSKSLVVDVREPGEYKRGFIKGAVNIPLSQLKRRLVEIPKDNTVFLYCQSGMRSKSAAKILSKSGYSKLVQLQGGVNTWGDPLTRK; from the coding sequence GTGAACATAAATACTGTTATTAATATCGCAATCCTGCTTCTTGTTGTATGGTTGCTTTATACACGGCTTAAGCCGGTAAAAGGCCTGAAAAATTTAAGATCAGACGATTTCCGAAATGAGATGAAAGCAGACAGTAAAAGTCTTGTGGTTGATGTACGTGAACCTGGCGAGTATAAAAGAGGTTTCATCAAGGGAGCTGTAAACATTCCTTTATCTCAATTGAAGCGACGCCTGGTCGAGATACCAAAAGATAACACCGTTTTTCTTTACTGCCAAAGCGGTATGCGCAGCAAAAGTGCAGCCAAAATTTTAAGTAAGAGCGGATACTCTAAACTCGTTCAACTCCAAGGTGGAGTAAATACATGGGGAGATCCACTGACTCGAAAATGA
- a CDS encoding DsrE/DsrF/DrsH-like family protein codes for MSTQVAIIASNGGMFDAYKVFNIATASAATEAEVAIFFTFEGLNLIHKQAHHQLPLPEGAEHFAEGFKNANVPTIPQLVEMAQELGVKIIACQMTMDVMNLTIEDFIEGIEVGGAVTFLDFAKDANVTLTF; via the coding sequence ATGAGTACACAAGTAGCTATTATTGCAAGTAATGGTGGAATGTTCGATGCATATAAGGTGTTTAATATCGCAACTGCTTCTGCAGCAACTGAAGCAGAGGTTGCCATTTTCTTTACATTTGAAGGATTGAATCTGATTCATAAGCAAGCACATCACCAACTGCCGTTACCTGAAGGGGCTGAACATTTTGCTGAAGGGTTCAAGAATGCAAATGTTCCAACGATACCACAGCTTGTAGAAATGGCTCAGGAGTTAGGTGTTAAGATTATTGCTTGTCAGATGACTATGGACGTTATGAACTTGACAATAGAGGATTTTATTGAAGGGATTGAAGTAGGCGGAGCTGTCACTTTTCTGGATTTTGCGAAAGATGCCAATGTTACATTAACTTTTTAA
- a CDS encoding OsmC family protein — protein MDQSKTTLKIEWNGNKSGSGKVEAGYLKTEIAVPQSFGGTGEGTEPKELLVTSAATCFLMTLVGMLEARNLAVESLKMHSEASVSKEEGFKITHYPAIVLPTGATEEEIQSADRTFAAADRNCDVGNMLKKAGVQIFINGDVSLSKNA, from the coding sequence ATGGATCAGTCAAAAACGACATTGAAAATAGAATGGAACGGGAATAAAAGTGGAAGTGGAAAAGTCGAAGCTGGCTATCTAAAAACAGAAATTGCTGTTCCCCAATCCTTCGGCGGCACTGGTGAAGGTACCGAACCGAAGGAACTGCTAGTCACTTCCGCCGCAACATGCTTTCTGATGACCCTTGTAGGCATGCTAGAGGCAAGAAATCTTGCTGTAGAAAGCCTGAAGATGCATTCGGAAGCAAGTGTCTCCAAAGAAGAAGGATTCAAGATCACCCATTACCCAGCAATTGTGCTGCCTACTGGTGCGACTGAAGAGGAGATTCAATCTGCCGATCGAACCTTTGCAGCGGCCGACCGGAACTGCGACGTTGGTAATATGCTAAAAAAAGCCGGAGTTCAAATCTTCATCAATGGTGATGTCTCATTATCAAAGAACGCTTAA